TCATTGGGAAGACAGGCCCGGAGATGAAAGAGCGCCTTTCCCGCGCGGTAAGAAAGCTTGCCACGCCGAAGAACGTCAAGGTCTTGGCGGCGGCTTTATTTTCTATTGCCCTTACCGTTTTTCTTTTTCTCTCACATTACCTGAGGGCGCTTGATTACAAATGGCTTGACAGCCTGATCATCGCCTATTCAGGCATGAAAAAGCTGCCGCCGGTCTCGGTAAGGCTCGTAGAGATAGACGAGGCAACTTACAGGCATATGGGATATCCTCTCTCAAGAGATTCTTATGCCGAATACATCAAGAGAATCAATGATTTCGACGCCAGGGTGCAGGCAATTGATGTAACGCTCATCACAAGCTCTGACACTGCGGGCGACAGCCGGATCAGGGATGAGGCCCTCAAGGGGGGGAATGTCATATTTATCGTGAACAAGAAGGCAACGACCGAGTCAGTCATCGAGCCTCTCAGGAATGAAGGCGAGCCCCAGCGTCTCACCGTGACCTCTCCGGAGATCTGCTATGAGGAGAACGTGATCCGCTTCGTCAACGCTTATGTGCCCGGCTCGGGAGTCATAGAGAAGAAGAGCTCGGGAATGCCAGGCACCCTTATGGAGAAGAGCAGGATCTATCCCGCCCTCTCGGTGAAAGCCGTTTCCCTCTTTGAAGGCGATCCCGTGGAATTCTATTACGGTGATCCCCCGGGCAGCAGGAGGCCATGGTATCTCCCGCCGGGCAATTCAATGAAAATAGGGGAACGCGTGATCTATCTGGAAGGCAGCAGGCTCTTTGTCAACTACCACCAGTCATCGTCCCTTATCGGCGAGGCAAAGTCCTTCGAGGAGGTTCTGTCTGGAAAGGCGGGAGCGTCTGATTTCCGGGGCAGGGCGGTTATCCTCGGCAACAGCTCTTATATCTATCATGATCGCCATCGAACCCCCCTTGGTGAGAGAACCGGCATAGAGATTCACGGCATCCTCTTTGAGAACCTGCTCCATGGTGATATCTTCCATCAGATAAATCCCTTCATTGTCGTAGTGCTTGTGATATTTTCCGGCCTGGCAAGCGCCTTTGTCTTTTCCCGGATGAGCCATATTGCCTCTCTCTGCTTCTCGCTGGTCGCCATAGGGGTCGCACTGGGCGCAAGCCTGGCCCTCTATCTCTTCGCGCGGCTTTTTCTCCCCGTGGTGCCGGTGGCGCTGGTAATCCTTCTGCTTTACCCGCTCATCTTCATTTTCAGGACCAGGGATGCTGAAGCAGGGATGAATGTGAGCCTTCATCTGATAGAAAAAATGAATGTGATGCACAGGACTGGCAAGGAGACCTCGCAGTG
The Candidatus Eremiobacterota bacterium genome window above contains:
- a CDS encoding CHASE2 domain-containing protein, with translation MKERLSRAVRKLATPKNVKVLAAALFSIALTVFLFLSHYLRALDYKWLDSLIIAYSGMKKLPPVSVRLVEIDEATYRHMGYPLSRDSYAEYIKRINDFDARVQAIDVTLITSSDTAGDSRIRDEALKGGNVIFIVNKKATTESVIEPLRNEGEPQRLTVTSPEICYEENVIRFVNAYVPGSGVIEKKSSGMPGTLMEKSRIYPALSVKAVSLFEGDPVEFYYGDPPGSRRPWYLPPGNSMKIGERVIYLEGSRLFVNYHQSSSLIGEAKSFEEVLSGKAGASDFRGRAVILGNSSYIYHDRHRTPLGERTGIEIHGILFENLLHGDIFHQINPFIVVVLVIFSGLASAFVFSRMSHIASLCFSLVAIGVALGASLALYLFARLFLPVVPVALVILLLYPLIFIFRTRDAEAGMNVSLHLIEKMNVMHRTGKETSQWLDAMLGLTCESVHAVKGWVQILDESLYFRISAAYNCPDTANPEKLDGGACRKAQLSGNVLFINDISLETGLSSFEQGLGVYSLLCLPLRGSEKVFGVLALGKTFLHDFTGEQVRQVAGTATLISAFLENVELNMRLHRAFVNAITSLAQAVDARDPYTHEHSTRVAEYSREIAFRLNLPPEEINRIEMAAMLHDIGKIGVPEAVLNKPGKLTDEEFGRMKKHPVIAIQILEPLEELYSLLPLISSHHEKLSGKGYPSGLRGGEIPVGARIIAVADVFDALTSKRVYRNESTPADALNVIESHFAGDLDFSIVEVLKGYLREKKKLS